Proteins from a genomic interval of Zingiber officinale cultivar Zhangliang chromosome 2A, Zo_v1.1, whole genome shotgun sequence:
- the LOC122040667 gene encoding autophagy-related protein 18f-like has protein sequence MRKDAHRHRAGNGFFSARSLANYVRIVSSGASNVASTVRSAGASIVSSMSDCHEDVGRDQVQWAGFDKLEYEGCFRLVLLLGFRSGFQVWDVDQAEDVRQIASRHDGPVSFLQMQKKLYPSKKSQDNFAGVRPFLIVVGVGSVTLDGNNHEGFGSSFDGSATDQDKRSDSLLPSYIRFYSLRTHEYAHVLKFRASIISVRCNSQLIVVSQATQINCFEATTLARCYTILTYPIGAASPDSSGLGYGPLSIGTRWLAYSGKLLAVSNTGRVSPKHLSSVKSVSVSHSNSGLVANFAKESSKQLAVGLVTLGDIGYRKLSKYYSDFLTDDSDSARHGNSSLKLNDTMNEQLSDTEYVGMVIVRDILSKSVIAQFRAHSSPISALCFDPSGMLLVTASVHGHNINIFGIMPSPNPGSTESDAKGSYIHLYRLQRGITNAIIQDICFSYDSKWIMISSSRGTSHLFSLSSFEAATKPHSGGVQFANNFYGSETVNAAETSSYDSSSPNHMHTGLLSSGIPVTLSSVTRIRNGSQGLKGAVSGAAAAATGKVGPFSGVIASVFHNFKDSRLHTDFSSVMSTYYLLIFSPAGSIIQYVLRECNGDHYGINASGIGNNSSYQSTKEANSRFNIQALQKWDVCHKRNRRDKCDNVDIYGDHLNNQSTTKHFQKVNERGTVQPAGTGVDMRTNLGVEERQHTYLSEVELHVYDARTPLWAKSQICFQVMMNENIKAYDSSTYHGEIEIENITSRTIEARSKGLVPVFDYHTSMLQKPRINASLGNKTEPLVQQKSGQSDNGNHSRTMSCSSLDHGYGSPSVAESPNGISHNGWSQSITETDGFVNNFNDQDNLTEHLHDSESPMLEAQLEHIDN, from the exons atgaggaaAGATGCGCACAGGCATCGGGCCGGCAACGGGTTCTTCTCGGCGCGGTCGCTGGCGAACTACGTCAGGATTGTGTCGTCAGGAGCATCCAACGTCGCATCTACTGTGCGTTCAGCAGGGGCGTCGATAGTGTCTTCGATGTCTGATTGCCATGAGGATGTAGGCCGCGACCAG GTGCAATGGGCTGGATTTGACAAGTTGGAATATGAAGGATGCTTTAGGTTAGTTCTCTTGTTGGGTTTCAGATCTGGCTTCCAAGTCTGGGATGTTGATCAGGCAGAAGATGTGAGACAGATAGCATCAAGACATGATGGCCCTGTTTCCTTCCTTCAAATGCAAAAGAAATTATATCCATCAAAGAAGTCTCAAGATAACTTTGCAGGAGTTCGTCCTTTTCTTATTGTTGTTGGGGTGGGTTCTGTGACTTTGGATGGCAACAACCATGAAGGGTTTGGTTCTTCTTTTGATGGATCCGCAACTGATCAGGATAAACGAAGTGACAGTCTGTTGCCTTCTTATATCCGATTTTATTCTCTAAGGACCCATGAGTATGCACATGTCTTAAAATTTAGggcatctatcatctctgtcagATGCAATTCTCAGTTAATTGTGGTTTCTCAAGCTACCCAG ATAAATTGTTTTGAGGCTACCACTTTGGCAAGATGCTATACGATTCTTACTTACCCAATAGGTGCAGCATCTCCCGATTCTAGTGGGCTAGGCTATGGACCATTGTCAATTGGTACAAGGTGGTTGGCCTATAGTGGTAAACTCCTTGCAGTTTCAAATACTGGCCGTGTCAGTCCTAAACATCTGAGTTCAGTTAAAAGTGTATCAGTGTCACATTCTAACAGTGGTTTGGTAGCAAACTTCGCGAAAGAATCAAGCAAGCAGTTAGCTGTTGGTTTAGTGACACTTGGAGACATTGGATATAGGAAGCTCTCAAAATATTATTCGGATTTTCTCACCGATGACAGTGACTCCGCAAGACATGGAAATTCCAGCTTAAAACTCAATGATACCATGAATGAGCAACTATCTGATACAGAATATGTGGGCATG GTCATAGTTCGAGATATTCTTTCCAAATCAGTAATAGCTCAGTTCAGGGCACACTCAAGTCCCATTTCTGCATTATGCTTTGACCCAAGTGGAATGTTATTGGTGACAGCTTCTGTTCATGGTCACAACATCAACATTTTTGGTATTATGCCCTCTCCAAATCCAGGCTCTACCGAGTCTGATGCAAAAGGATCTTATATTCATCTTTATAGGTTGCAGCGTGGCATCACAAATGCA ATTATTCAGGATATCTGTTTTAGTTATGACAGTAAATGGATAATGATAAGCTCATCAAGAGGAACCAGTCACTTGTTTTCACTCTCTTCGTTTGAGGCTGCTACAAAACCTCATTCAGGTGGGGTTCAGTTTGCAAACAACTTCTATGGGTCAGAAACAGTCAATGCAGCAGAAACTTCATCTTATGATTCATCTTCTCCAAACCATATGCATACGGGCCTTCTTTCATCTGGGATTCCAGTCACATTATCATCTGTAACTAGAATAAGAAATGGGAGTCAAGGTCTAAAAGGTGCTGTCAGTGGTGCTGCTGCAGCAGCTACTGGTAAAGTCGGCCCATTTAGTGGTGTCATTGCTTCAGTTTTCCATAACTTCAAGGATTCTCGTCTTCACACTGACTTCAGCTCAGTGATGTCAACATATTATTTACTGATATTCTCTCCTGCTGGCTCCATTATACAGTACGTGTTGAGGGAATGCAATGGTGATCATTATGGCATCAATGCGTCTGGCATAGGTAATAATAGTTCTTATCAGTCAACAAAGGAAGCCAATTCACGGTTCAATATTCAGGCACTTCAGAAATGGGATGTCTGTCATAAACGAAATAGAAGAGACAAGTGTGATAATGTGGACATATATGGGGACCATTTGAACAACCAGAGTACTACTAAACATTTCCAGAAAGTGAACGAAAGGGGAACTGTTCAGCCTGCTGGTACCGGTGTGGACATGAGAACCaatcttggtgtggaagaaaggCAGCACACATACTTATCAGAAGTTGAGTTGCATGTATATGATGCTAGGACTCCCCTATGGGCAAAGTCACAG ATATGCTTCCAAGTGATGATGAATGAGAATATTAAAGCATATGATAGCAGTACTTACCATGGGGAAATTGAGATAGAAAATATCACAAGCCGTACAATTGAGGCTAGATCAAAAGGCCTAGTACCAGTTTTTGACTACCATACATCCATGCTCCAGAAACCAAG AATAAATGCTTCTCTTGGCAACAAAACAGAACCTTTGGTTCAGCAGAAATCAGGACAATCAGACAATGGAAACCATTCACGCACAATGAGCTGTAGTTCCTTGGACCATGGCTATGGTAGTCCATCAGTAGCTGAATCTCCAAATGGGATCAGCCATAATGGCTGGAGTCAGTCCATAACAGAAACTGATGGTTTTGTAAATAACTTTAATGACCAAGATAATTTAACTGAACATTTGCATGATAGTGAAAGCCCGATGTTGGAGGCACAACTTGAGCATATAGACAACTGA